From Deinococcota bacterium, one genomic window encodes:
- a CDS encoding FAD-dependent monooxygenase — protein sequence MPDVYDAVIVGGGPVGLFLGCRLAQLGLRLCVLERDLAPRAHSRSIGIHPPSLEYFEALGAVGGLLEGGVKVRRGLAFAGARPLGVLDFACLPGPYPFVLMLPQHETEAMLDAHLLSHCPGALERGAEVRTVHAFDDGVTVGYRHEGQDKRVAARFVVACDGKESTVRTLAGLGFRGGPYGDSYLMGDFCDSSGLGADAAIYLAAEGLVESFPLPGGVRRWVVKTDSYCKDATVSDLCKLVEARVGHRLAPETSTMLSAFGVQRYLAESFVRNRVILAGDAAHVVSPIGGQGMNLGWFDAWALARALARIVKEGQPHAPLLEAYNRRRMRAARAAIRRAELNMLMGRKARLAALRDAGVGALLHSPFKRALARLFTMRGL from the coding sequence ATGCCAGACGTTTATGACGCCGTCATCGTCGGCGGCGGACCGGTAGGGCTCTTTCTCGGTTGCCGCCTGGCGCAGTTGGGTTTGCGCTTGTGCGTCCTCGAGAGGGACTTGGCGCCGCGCGCGCACTCGAGGTCGATCGGCATTCATCCGCCGTCGCTCGAGTACTTTGAAGCTCTAGGCGCCGTGGGGGGGCTCCTGGAAGGGGGCGTCAAGGTCCGGCGCGGCTTGGCCTTCGCGGGCGCGCGGCCGCTCGGCGTGCTCGACTTCGCCTGCCTGCCGGGTCCTTATCCCTTCGTGCTGATGCTGCCGCAACACGAGACCGAAGCCATGTTGGACGCGCACCTCCTCTCGCACTGTCCGGGAGCGCTCGAGCGGGGCGCGGAGGTCAGGACCGTTCACGCCTTTGATGACGGCGTCACCGTCGGCTACCGCCATGAAGGCCAGGACAAGAGGGTGGCGGCGCGCTTTGTGGTGGCTTGTGACGGCAAGGAGAGCACGGTTCGGACGCTGGCGGGCCTCGGCTTTAGGGGCGGCCCTTACGGCGACAGCTACCTCATGGGTGACTTTTGCGACAGCAGCGGCCTGGGCGCGGACGCCGCCATCTACCTGGCGGCTGAGGGGCTGGTCGAGTCCTTTCCGCTGCCCGGAGGCGTCCGCCGCTGGGTGGTCAAAACCGATAGTTACTGCAAGGACGCCACCGTAAGTGACCTCTGCAAGCTGGTCGAGGCCAGAGTCGGCCACCGCTTGGCGCCGGAGACCAGTACCATGCTGAGCGCCTTTGGCGTGCAGCGTTACCTCGCCGAGAGCTTCGTGCGCAACCGGGTCATCCTGGCCGGCGACGCCGCCCACGTCGTCAGCCCCATCGGCGGGCAGGGCATGAACTTGGGCTGGTTCGACGCCTGGGCGCTCGCTCGAGCGCTCGCGCGCATCGTCAAGGAGGGGCAGCCGCACGCGCCCCTGCTCGAGGCCTACAACCGGCGGCGCATGAGAGCCGCTCGAGCCGCCATAAGGCGCGCCGAGCTCAACATGCTGATGGGCCGCAAAGCGCGTCTTGCCGCCCTTCGCGATGCGGGCGTCGGCGCCTTGCTCCACAGCCCCTTTAAACGCGCGTTGGCGAGACTCTTTACGATGCGGGGGCTGTGA
- a CDS encoding phosphatase PAP2 family protein, which translates to MKSRITKRTPRPSRPLVLLVAVFLALSLAVHAPGLTELDLRLSRWLQGFRSEVLDGAAQSLTVLGNTLPLIAFGLAAALVFFRLGLPWAAALSAAIPPLTLSLNGLIKALVGRPRPDEGLVDVLFAPVGLSFPSGHALVPTVVYGFLALLAWRRLSGFRRLLTTLLLVALTVLIGLSRVYLGVHWFSDVVGGWTGGLLLLLLVTALYRAVAPGEWRAP; encoded by the coding sequence GTGAAGAGCAGGATTACGAAGAGAACGCCGAGGCCGTCACGGCCGCTGGTCTTGCTGGTCGCCGTCTTTCTGGCTCTCTCGCTGGCGGTGCACGCTCCCGGTCTGACGGAGCTCGACCTGCGCCTTAGCCGCTGGCTGCAGGGGTTCCGGAGCGAGGTGCTGGACGGGGCGGCCCAGAGCCTCACCGTGCTCGGCAACACCCTGCCCCTCATCGCGTTCGGGCTGGCGGCGGCGCTGGTCTTTTTCCGCCTGGGCCTGCCCTGGGCCGCAGCCCTGAGCGCGGCCATCCCACCGCTCACCTTGTCGCTGAACGGGCTGATCAAGGCGCTCGTCGGTCGCCCCCGCCCGGACGAGGGCCTGGTCGATGTGCTCTTCGCGCCCGTCGGGCTCAGCTTTCCCTCGGGTCACGCGCTGGTGCCTACCGTGGTCTATGGCTTTTTGGCGCTGCTGGCCTGGCGGCGGCTTTCCGGCTTCCGGCGCTTGCTGACGACGCTCCTGCTGGTCGCCCTCACGGTCCTGATCGGCCTCAGCCGGGTCTACCTCGGCGTGCACTGGTTTTCCGACGTCGTCGGCGGCTGGACGGGCGGCCTGCTGTTGCTGCTGCTCGTGACGGCCTTGTACCGGGCGGTCGCACCCGGAGAGTGGCGGGCCCCTTAA
- a CDS encoding PHP domain-containing protein, whose amino-acid sequence MKIDLHCHSEASFDCITPLTDIPRRCLERGVAVQAITDHNEIWGAQELARRALADAGGALTIIVGEEITTAEGELIGLFLDEKIEPGLSPEETVRRIKAQGGLVYLPHGFDPMKRSRLRPRALERIAHDVDVVETFNARISQPRWNRAAVRWAQARGLPISAGSDAHTRQDIGSAWVEVPTRAVRGPDDLLAALAGGTPVGEWTHPALAVVYKFWRDTRRRLKGSWRKGEG is encoded by the coding sequence ATGAAGATCGACCTCCACTGCCACAGCGAGGCCTCCTTCGACTGCATCACGCCCCTCACGGACATCCCCCGGAGATGCTTGGAGCGCGGCGTCGCGGTCCAGGCCATCACCGACCACAACGAGATATGGGGCGCGCAGGAGCTCGCCCGCAGGGCCTTAGCGGACGCGGGCGGGGCGCTGACCATCATCGTGGGCGAGGAGATCACCACCGCCGAGGGCGAGCTCATCGGACTCTTCTTGGATGAAAAGATCGAGCCGGGCTTGAGCCCCGAGGAGACGGTCCGACGCATCAAGGCCCAGGGCGGGCTGGTCTATCTCCCCCACGGCTTCGACCCCATGAAGCGCTCGCGGCTGCGTCCCCGGGCGCTCGAGCGCATCGCCCACGATGTCGATGTCGTCGAGACCTTCAACGCGCGCATCTCGCAACCCCGCTGGAACCGCGCCGCCGTGCGCTGGGCGCAGGCGCGCGGCCTGCCCATCAGCGCCGGCTCGGACGCGCACACCCGCCAGGACATCGGCAGCGCCTGGGTCGAGGTGCCCACCCGGGCCGTGCGCGGCCCCGACGACCTGCTCGCCGCCTTGGCGGGCGGCACGCCCGTGGGCGAGTGGACCCATCCGGCCCTCGCCGTCGTCTACAAGTTCTGGCGCGACACCCGCCGCAGGTTGAAGGGCTCCTGGCGCAAGGGCGAAGGCTGA